The following coding sequences are from one SAR86 cluster bacterium window:
- a CDS encoding glutathione S-transferase, translated as MSENTRITFIGSPPSPYTRKMIALMRYRQIPYKVIWGNPEELLTNGSLSHLNIEPAKPNLQPTFLLPDETGELKAYTDSTPLIRRFETEFEIRKCIPKDKFLSFLNYLLEDFADEWVTKYMFHYRWHFDEDIDNAGTLLPLNQIVNLDEDSLASFKKFISERQVSRLGVVGSSEITAEIIEKSFKRFLSLLEKHFSIFPFLLGKRPASADFAMFGQLSQLVGFDPTSRKIAHEISPRTVAWVSLMEDLSGLEVSDQDWILDEVPESLSNIFKEIGKVYAPALLANKEATLKDEKTWKALIDDSEWTQQTFPYQVKCLNWINEEFEKLDNKEKNKVNLFLKKNNCEKLLKN; from the coding sequence ATGAGTGAAAACACTCGAATTACTTTTATAGGCAGTCCACCATCTCCTTACACTAGGAAGATGATTGCTTTGATGAGATATAGACAAATACCTTACAAGGTCATTTGGGGCAACCCGGAAGAATTACTAACCAATGGATCTTTATCTCATTTAAACATTGAACCTGCAAAACCAAATCTTCAACCAACTTTTCTTCTTCCCGATGAAACTGGAGAATTGAAGGCCTATACAGATTCAACGCCTCTCATAAGACGCTTCGAAACAGAATTTGAAATCAGAAAATGTATTCCTAAAGATAAATTTTTAAGCTTTTTAAATTATCTTCTTGAAGATTTTGCTGATGAATGGGTAACAAAGTACATGTTTCATTATCGATGGCATTTCGATGAGGATATTGACAATGCCGGAACACTTTTGCCATTAAATCAAATCGTGAATCTTGATGAAGATTCGTTGGCTTCATTTAAAAAATTTATTTCTGAAAGACAAGTTAGTAGATTAGGAGTGGTTGGTTCTAGTGAAATCACTGCCGAAATCATTGAAAAAAGTTTTAAAAGATTTTTAAGCTTATTAGAAAAACATTTTTCTATTTTCCCTTTCTTGCTCGGTAAAAGGCCAGCTTCAGCTGATTTTGCAATGTTTGGACAGTTGAGTCAGCTTGTTGGATTCGATCCCACCTCCAGGAAAATAGCTCACGAGATTTCACCAAGAACAGTTGCTTGGGTCAGTTTAATGGAAGATTTATCAGGCCTTGAAGTTTCAGATCAAGATTGGATATTAGACGAAGTACCTGAGTCACTTAGTAATATTTTTAAAGAAATTGGTAAGGTTTATGCCCCTGCTCTATTAGCTAACAAAGAAGCAACTTTGAAAGATGAAAAAACTTGGAAGGCTTTAATAGATGATTCTGAGTGGACTCAACAAACTTTTCCTTATCAAGTTAAATGTCTTAATTGGATTAATGAAGAATTTGAAAAATTAGATAATAAAGAAAAAAATAAAGTGAACTTATTTCTTAAAAAAAATAATTGCGAGAAGCTTTTAAAAAACTAA
- a CDS encoding haloalkane dehalogenase, which translates to MEILRTPEKSFANLKDYPYEPCYTTISTHDDSELRIHHIDVGPEDGPIILCMHGQPVWSYLYTKMIPFFSDAGIRVICPDLPGYGKSDKPAAREDYSFQRQVDWMTNWLKTNDFKNISFFGQDWGGLIGLRMVANEPDRFNKVAMGNTGLPYNPDVPFDVVDKVNSFRESNLKLSPITMFKQVRQMDSKKTHPALKFMYWQKFCWDTVDLPIGFLMEQSMGKPSTIQRLLYLAFVNLGISNYFPFKSQLAKAYDAPFPNDKYKMGPRAMPSHVPTIPDESLEAQRIARDVFKHWDKPFLSVFAGDDPVTNGIERDVLNMCPNAKSAEHIGGGHFYQWTRPKELSELLINFIKQQERK; encoded by the coding sequence ATGGAAATTTTAAGAACCCCCGAAAAATCCTTTGCTAATCTAAAGGATTATCCTTACGAACCTTGTTATACAACAATTTCGACTCATGATGATTCAGAGCTGAGGATTCATCATATTGATGTTGGCCCTGAGGATGGACCTATTATTTTATGCATGCATGGACAACCTGTTTGGAGTTACCTGTATACAAAGATGATTCCATTTTTTTCTGATGCTGGAATTAGAGTAATTTGTCCAGATCTTCCAGGGTACGGAAAATCTGACAAACCCGCTGCAAGAGAGGACTATAGTTTTCAGAGACAAGTAGATTGGATGACTAATTGGCTAAAAACAAATGACTTTAAAAATATTTCTTTTTTTGGTCAAGACTGGGGAGGGTTGATTGGGTTGAGGATGGTCGCAAATGAACCTGATCGCTTTAATAAAGTAGCCATGGGAAATACAGGACTGCCTTACAATCCAGACGTACCTTTTGATGTAGTAGACAAGGTAAACAGTTTTAGAGAAAGTAATTTAAAACTCTCTCCAATTACAATGTTTAAGCAAGTAAGACAAATGGATAGTAAAAAAACTCATCCAGCTTTGAAATTTATGTATTGGCAAAAATTTTGTTGGGATACAGTTGATTTACCAATAGGTTTTCTGATGGAGCAAAGTATGGGTAAGCCTTCAACAATTCAAAGACTTTTATATCTGGCTTTCGTTAATCTAGGGATAAGTAACTATTTTCCTTTTAAATCACAACTAGCTAAGGCTTACGATGCCCCTTTCCCAAATGATAAATACAAAATGGGTCCTCGAGCCATGCCAAGTCACGTTCCAACAATTCCCGATGAGTCCTTGGAAGCCCAAAGAATCGCTAGGGACGTTTTCAAGCATTGGGACAAACCTTTTTTAAGTGTTTTTGCTGGAGATGATCCTGTTACTAATGGAATAGAGCGAGATGTTTTAAATATGTGTCCAAATGCCAAAAGTGCTGAACATATTGGTGGGGGTCATTTTTATCAATGGACTAGACCCAAAGAATTATCAGAGCTTTTGATAAATTTTATTAAGCAGCAGGAGAGAAAATGA
- a CDS encoding DUF1330 domain-containing protein, with protein MKVENKVIPSEEQMKGFVEGDIDSPISMLNLLKFKDKAEYEDGRTTDLTGREAYQIYALAVAKLVENTGGKVLFGAEVSRLMLGEVEELWDTVAIAQYPSRRKMLEMMMSPEYAEISVHRTAGLKGQLNIETKNHE; from the coding sequence ATGAAAGTAGAGAACAAAGTTATTCCATCGGAAGAGCAGATGAAAGGTTTCGTAGAAGGGGATATAGACAGTCCAATTTCAATGCTCAATCTTTTAAAATTCAAGGATAAAGCTGAGTATGAGGATGGCAGAACAACAGATCTCACGGGTAGAGAAGCCTATCAAATATATGCTTTAGCAGTCGCTAAATTGGTTGAGAACACCGGCGGGAAAGTTTTATTTGGCGCAGAAGTAAGCAGGTTGATGTTAGGAGAAGTTGAAGAATTATGGGATACAGTTGCAATAGCTCAGTACCCCAGTAGAAGAAAAATGCTCGAAATGATGATGAGCCCTGAATATGCAGAGATATCTGTGCATCGTACTGCAGGATTAAAAGGGCAGTTAAACATCGAGACAAAAAATCATGAGTGA
- the rfbB gene encoding dTDP-glucose 4,6-dehydratase, with the protein MILVTGGAGFIGSNFILRWIKKNNESVLNFDNLTYASNLKNLSSIEDNKNYFFVKGDINDKTLLKEVLSKHKPRSIVNFAAETHVDNSITSPEAFINSNITGTFNLLSATLEFYLSSSFEEKEKFKFLHVSTDEVFGSLKLDDDKSTEFSAYRPNSPYSASKAASDHLVRAWAETFKLPVNITNCTNNYGPHQHTEKLIPLLISNCLNWKKLPIYGDGKNIRDWLFVEDHCEAICEVLDKGKVGETYNIGGNNQTSNIEITQKICSILDKLSPSKKGNYSQLIEFVQDRPGHDFRYNLDTSKIKKELNWQPSETFDSGLEKTVSWYFEKYISGEK; encoded by the coding sequence ATGATTTTAGTGACTGGTGGTGCAGGTTTTATAGGTTCTAACTTTATTTTACGTTGGATCAAAAAAAATAATGAGTCCGTATTGAATTTTGACAATTTAACCTATGCATCAAATTTAAAAAACTTATCAAGTATTGAAGACAATAAAAATTATTTTTTCGTTAAAGGGGACATTAACGACAAAACATTACTTAAGGAAGTTTTATCTAAGCACAAACCCAGATCGATAGTGAATTTTGCGGCAGAAACTCATGTTGATAATTCTATAACCTCTCCAGAGGCCTTTATAAATTCAAATATAACTGGAACTTTTAATCTGCTTTCCGCCACCTTAGAGTTTTATTTATCTTCGTCCTTTGAAGAAAAGGAAAAATTTAAGTTCTTGCACGTTTCAACTGATGAAGTATTTGGATCCTTAAAGTTAGATGACGATAAATCAACAGAATTTAGCGCTTATAGACCTAATAGTCCTTACTCGGCTTCAAAAGCAGCAAGTGATCATTTAGTGAGAGCTTGGGCAGAAACTTTTAAATTACCAGTTAACATTACTAATTGTACTAATAATTATGGTCCACATCAGCACACAGAGAAACTTATTCCTCTTTTGATAAGTAACTGCTTAAACTGGAAAAAACTCCCAATATATGGCGATGGCAAAAATATAAGAGATTGGCTTTTTGTAGAGGATCATTGCGAAGCTATTTGCGAAGTTTTAGATAAAGGAAAAGTTGGTGAAACCTATAACATTGGCGGAAATAATCAAACTTCAAATATTGAGATAACGCAAAAAATTTGTTCTATTTTAGATAAGTTATCTCCCAGCAAAAAAGGAAATTATTCCCAATTAATAGAATTCGTGCAAGATAGGCCAGGTCACGATTTTCGCTACAATTTAGATACTTCAAAAATAAAAAAAGAGCTTAATTGGCAGCCTTCGGAAACCTTCGATTCTGGATTAGAAAAAACGGTATCATGGTACTTTGAAAAATATATAAGCGGTGAAAAGTAG
- a CDS encoding glycosyltransferase family 2 protein yields MSFEERITLVTISFRSKSSLEKLIKNVSDDCEIIIVDNSQDFETTKEFSNKPHLKILSPKSNLGFGAACNLGAKASSRDYLFFVNPDCILKEKTIENLYQASQKYKNASAFSPKILDSKGKQTFKRRSVLLNRKDWMSRVPPTEDSEVTVIAGSAFLIEKTKFLSIGGFDENIFLFHEDDDLSIRLRNTIGPLYNIPSAIMVHEGGSSSGRSPEIASLKGFHMGKSRVYAQKKHKINFPLTRNFIFSFVQLFSIEIIFSKRKRAKYFSFFKGVLSEINKESFTG; encoded by the coding sequence ATGTCTTTTGAAGAGAGAATTACTCTTGTAACGATAAGTTTTAGAAGCAAAAGTTCTCTGGAAAAGCTTATTAAAAATGTTTCAGATGATTGCGAAATCATTATTGTAGATAATTCCCAAGACTTCGAAACTACGAAAGAATTTTCAAATAAGCCACATTTAAAGATATTAAGTCCTAAGAGTAATTTAGGATTTGGAGCAGCTTGCAATTTAGGTGCGAAAGCATCGAGTAGAGATTATCTTTTTTTTGTAAATCCAGATTGTATTCTGAAAGAAAAAACAATTGAAAACCTTTATCAAGCTTCTCAAAAATATAAAAATGCTAGCGCTTTTTCTCCAAAAATACTTGATTCTAAGGGAAAACAAACATTCAAAAGAAGGTCAGTTCTTTTGAACCGAAAAGATTGGATGTCAAGAGTTCCGCCAACCGAGGATTCTGAGGTAACAGTAATAGCTGGTTCAGCTTTTTTAATTGAAAAAACTAAATTTTTGTCAATTGGAGGATTCGATGAGAATATCTTTCTTTTTCATGAAGACGATGATCTTTCTATAAGATTAAGAAATACAATAGGACCTTTGTATAATATTCCTTCTGCGATAATGGTTCATGAAGGAGGAAGCTCTAGTGGCCGTAGTCCGGAAATAGCAAGCTTGAAGGGATTTCATATGGGCAAATCAAGGGTTTATGCCCAAAAAAAACACAAAATAAATTTTCCATTAACAAGAAATTTCATTTTTTCATTCGTTCAATTATTTTCGATTGAAATAATTTTTTCAAAAAGAAAAAGAGCAAAATATTTTTCTTTTTTTAAAGGCGTTTTAAGCGAAATAAACAAAGAAAGTTTTACAGGATAA
- the rfbA gene encoding glucose-1-phosphate thymidylyltransferase RfbA yields MKSRKGIVLAGGSGTRLYPITNCISKQLLPVYDKPMIYYPITTLMLAGIKDILIISTPSDLGLFKNMLGDGSQWGVNFSYESQASPDGIAQALIIAENFLNNKSSALVLGDNIFFGASMPERLDAASNFQEGAKVFAYHVNDPDRYGVVEFNNENKVLSLEEKPKSPKSNYVVTGLYFYDSEASEVAKSLKPSSRGELEITDVNNWYLENRTLEVELLDHGFAWLDTGTHESLHEAGSFIETIQKRQGLMVACPEEIAYKKKWINADSLESLAQPLLKSSYGKYLLSLLN; encoded by the coding sequence GTGAAAAGTAGAAAGGGAATTGTATTGGCAGGAGGTTCGGGTACTCGCTTGTATCCCATTACCAATTGCATCTCAAAACAGTTGTTGCCAGTCTATGACAAGCCAATGATCTATTATCCTATTACCACTCTGATGCTGGCTGGCATAAAGGACATTTTAATAATTTCTACACCCAGCGATTTAGGATTATTTAAAAATATGCTGGGTGATGGTTCTCAGTGGGGAGTAAATTTTAGTTACGAGTCTCAAGCTTCTCCAGACGGTATAGCTCAAGCTCTTATAATCGCTGAAAATTTCTTAAATAATAAGAGCTCTGCTCTAGTTTTAGGAGATAATATTTTTTTTGGAGCGTCAATGCCTGAAAGATTAGATGCGGCAAGTAATTTCCAGGAGGGAGCCAAGGTTTTTGCTTATCATGTAAATGATCCAGATCGATACGGTGTAGTTGAATTCAATAATGAGAATAAAGTTTTAAGTTTGGAAGAAAAACCTAAATCTCCCAAAAGTAATTACGTCGTAACAGGGTTATATTTTTATGACTCAGAAGCTTCGGAAGTTGCTAAATCTTTAAAGCCTTCATCAAGAGGTGAGTTGGAGATTACTGATGTTAATAATTGGTATTTGGAAAATAGGACGCTTGAAGTCGAACTGTTAGATCACGGATTTGCTTGGCTAGATACTGGAACTCATGAGAGTCTGCATGAAGCCGGTAGTTTTATAGAAACTATTCAAAAAAGACAAGGCCTTATGGTGGCTTGTCCAGAAGAAATTGCTTATAAAAAGAAATGGATTAATGCAGATTCTCTTGAGAGCTTAGCGCAACCGCTCCTTAAAAGCTCTTACGGAAAATATCTTCTCTCGCTTCTAAATTAG